In the Panthera tigris isolate Pti1 chromosome F3, P.tigris_Pti1_mat1.1, whole genome shotgun sequence genome, ACAATAGGAGGAGTGGCCTCCGTTTAGTCCTTCCCCTCTAGAAATGACGATTTTTGCCCCAAACTACGCAGATCAAAAACTGGTTTGCTTACATGCGACAACCACTCgtttattctctattttaattACAGTCTTCCACCCGAAGCCGGAGCTGTAAAGAGTAGCCACGCCGTCTTCATCTTTTGCAGAAGCTGCTTCAGCCTCACTTACCGGGTAGGCGTGTAACAGCCCCGGAGCCATGATGTACGGATTAGGCAACAACGGCGGGACCCCAGGAGGGAGGTTGGGAGGAGCTTTTCCTAAAAGAGAGATCCCATTTTTACCCAGTCACACGATCACTCCTCTCCTCCATCCCAGAGGAATGCCGTCCACCTTCTACCTGAAGTCGTAGCGACCGAGCTCCGAGTCGAGGCCGTGACGGTGGAGTTGCTGCTGAGGCTGAGGCCTAAGCTGCTGCCACCGTGGAGACTGGAGGAGACACTGACCactgggggaggcgcagagaccGTGCTGGACGTGGTGGAGAAAGTGCTGGAGGAAGAATGGAGGTTCGCCTCACTGTCCACGCTTGTGTGCTTCAAAAAGGGGGAGCAGTGGATGAGAAGAGGAAACAGCGATCAGCAAGACAGGTCAGGAGAGAGGCACAGCCCCTTCTGCAGGCGAGAGCACATCAGCCTCCCAATTAAAACGGCCGAGGCAGAGACCTGGGTGTCCTCCACCAAAGGAGTTAGAAGAAATCGCGAAGTTTGCTCCGGCTGCCTGTTCCCCAAGACGCAGCGTCACGCAGGGATCTAGTTAACAACACCGGCTGCACGCCCTCCCGTCAGGGCACATGCGGACAAACACGCCAGGAACCAATGCTGGCTGGCCAGCGAACAGTTCGGGTCAGGGAAATACAGCCTAGCCTTCTCTCCCACGTTCTCCTTCAGTAGCTCGCCAAGTTCTAATGAACTTAAACCAGAAACAGTATACCTGAGAAAAAAGAGTCTTCCAGGGGAGCCTTAGCACTCGTCTGCCCCCGGGTTTCTGGCAGACTAGACACCTTTGCCCCAAATGGGTCTTCCTCGCCGTCTCAGCTTAACCCCACAAATGCTCGTCCTAAATCACCACAGTGAACTTAATTCTCGGATCGAAAGCTTTCCTCTGGCCTTAACTTTCAGAGGACACCCGGACCCTGATTATCTTCAGCAGCCCTGTCCAACACACCCCCCACCACGGAGTGAGAATGGCTGCACAGAGGCTCTCACAGGCTCCATCAGAGCTATGAAGCCCCGCACACCTCAGTgttaagaaggaataaaaaaaggcaaagctTCAGGAGTCACGTCCAGGGCTTTGAGAATTGGCCCAGAGCTCAGCAGTATCTCTAGgttctcctgcctctcctgccttccGACATCCTTTCAGTCCATTCCTGCAACCTCAGATCAACGATCACTCCGCCACCGCACGAAGGGATTTCCAAGAATCTCTTCTCAGGAGTCTCGCCGCTAGACTCCTCTAAGTGTAAGAACACCACCCTTCCTCTTCAGCCGCATCACACTTACCAAAAGAGTGGATGTAGAAGTGCGCCCAGAAGACGTGGATGACGAGAGGGTGTTCTGCTGCGTCGATAACGTGCTGCAAAGAAGAGGCAGCCATCAGTCACGGTGCTGTGGTGACCGACCTGGAGCTTCCATCAAGAACACTGACGAGGACGTGCGGCGGTATATGGGACCAGGAAGACCGGAGACCGGGGGGAGCTCCGCGGCCGGCCAGGGTGGGGAGCAGACACAGCGAGCGGGGCTGCTGAGGAGAGAGAACAGGCCTCTCTCTCCTACCCCACAACTTGCAGGTCGTGCCCGCTAACACGGCCCCTGGCAGGCAGCAGGGACAGGGCGGAAGCAGAGAACTCTACCTCTCCTCCCAACCCCAACATCCACCTGTGACCCAAATCACCTGCTGTGTTGTGTGGTGGGAGCGTTTGCACTCTCCTCACTGTGGCTCAAGCCACCCAGGGGGGATGAGTGTTGACTGGCCGCTGTCAGCAAGGAGGCTGCGGACACCGTCTCGCTGAGAGGGGAGATGCCGGAAGTGGAAGGTGAGTCAGACTTCACTGCAGAGCCTGTAGCACctggaaataaagaataattatcTATCCCATCAGCGGAAAGGGAGTGTCTCTGACAAGTGAATGGACAACTCCAGTCTCAGCCGTCCCCGAGACAAGAGAGGAAGTTATTTAATAAGGAACTACTGTGATTACATAGActctcttattattttaaatttcttgtacatttatttatttttgagagagagagagagagagatggacaaagacaaagcgtgagtgtgggaggggcacagggagagggagacacagaatccgaagcaggctccaggctccgagctgttagcacagagcctgacacgaggcttgaaccaatgaatcgtgagatcatgacctgagccgaagtcgggacgcttgaccgactgaaccacccaggtgcccctagactctcTTATTTCCAACATTTCAGAGCACTGATCTCACCTATCCAGTGAAGGGAACCGAGGGTACTATCACTCTTCTAAGTCAGAGAGCCCTGAGACAGGTCTGAGAGAAAACAGCAGGGCAGGACCACACGAAGACTGTGACCAGAGAAGCCAGGGTGCTTCCCACTATGATCGAAGAAACGCAAACAtatgaaaaagagaggaaaaccactACAACATAGAGGAAAAAGCCTCACCTTCAACAGATTGCGTGGTCTGTAACTGTGTGGCCTGCACAGAGCTGAAGCCATTCtggaacaaaaaacagaagagtaaaAAACAAACTCAAGTGAAAAGTCGAGTTAGCACAGACTCCGCTTAACTTCAACCAACAAATCTTTCAGAGACATTCTGTAAGCTAACCAAAGGATTAACATAATGCAGACGATCTAAACAAAACGAATTTAAAATGGCAACAAGATAGACCAACCCCGTGTGACCCAAAGCAACAGAAGGCAGCGCCCCCAAACTGCTCAAGAGATCCCAAACCCAGAAGAGACACAGGAGAGGCCTGGGGGTCCCTGGGGGAGGTTGGGGAAGGAGGACCGTTCAGCCAAAGCACCCACTGTTCTGGCTGCACGGGACTGTCAGTCCGCTCCACAGCACCTCTGGCATATGCTGTCCCCTCCCCGGGCCGAGACACGGCAAGGTGTCTATCGATACAGACCCAGAAGTCCAGCACTCAGATCTTCGCGAGAGAGAAAACGAGTACTTGACCTTGATCCTACGACAAAGAACGAATCTCTAGTGCTGGCTTTAGTTTTCTGACTATGAATCTCCAGGCTTGCTGCAAAGaacttttttatttctccaaccacagaaatgtgtttttttcagcTTCTCAGTCAGTACTTCTGTGgcatcccagcaccatttgtcaagAAGGGAAACACTAACACTGGAGACACTTTGCCCAATATTGTCTTAAACAGCACCCAGGGACTCTCAAAGCCACACTACCTTTGCCTGAGTCAggtccttttggggtgatgaggaGATGGAGCTGGGGTACCGTCGAGTCTGTGTGGACCTCTGTTCATACAGAGGGCCCTGAGCATTATTTGGGGAGGTATAGGTTGTCGACTGAATTGGACCGCTCTGATAACCGGACTCCTGACTCTGGTTAGATGAAATTGTAGATGAAGATTCACTGTGGGGAGCGCAGAAGGAAAATCtcagaaaaccaaaacagaacagatcCACGGATACTAAGGACATGCTGGAGACCTACTAGAGTAAGTTGATtataatcaaaaggaaaattccCAGCAgcaaataaaagacaattttctCTTGACAGCAATAGGAATTTCCACATCCTACAGAGTCAGGGGTCTGAACTCAAACTGCTCGCCTACATTCTGTTTTaagaaaagaggcaaaagcaGAAAGGATAGACTTTTTTGATCCTTCTGATATATCCTAACATGAACCCTAAGCACAGGGAAAGTCATCTGTTTCTCACATTCATTTTAAGGAATTCTGGGCTCCTGGCTCTGTCAGAAACCCTATTAAATATAAGGTACTAGGTAGAAACTCTTgagaaaaactatgaaaatattcACATGACTTAACGGCAATTATAATCCAACAGATTAGGCAAGGACCtgatgcttatatttttaaattcaagggACTGAAGAAAATAGCCTAGTCCCTTAAACTCTGccagaactttttctttaaatatttatttattttaaaagagagagagcacacgtgcacacaaggAAGGGgcggtgggcagaaagagagggagagagagaatcccaagcaggctgcgcgCTGTCAGCTGACGAGGGGCTTGACTTCACCAatcgtgagaacatgacctgagctgaaatcaagagtcggatgctcaactgaccaagctgcccaggtgccccatcctccAGGGTTTTCTATTGCTTATGTTGGCCCTTTGTGACACTTACCAGAGAAGGtaggaaagtttcttttttacttgTGTCATCTATTGATGCTACCTCTTTCTTAGGAGGCCAGAGTCCTACCCTTCATATGCATAAGGCCCACACCAAAGGACCAAAGATGTCAAAAGCATTTTTAGCCAGATGCCAAGGTCCTCCTGTTAGAGGTGCTATACGCACCTCTTAAGAACTGGGCGTGGggacgcctgggaggctcagccagtcgtgcgtccgactcttgattttggctcaggtcatgatttcatggttcaagagttccagcgtggagcctgcttggaatttttctctttccctgccctgcccccccagccacccccccccccccacaaggaACAGCACACggacatgtgctctctctctcaaataaaaacttaaaaacaaaaacaaagtggtGGATGTTTctgttaaaaaaccaaaaaaacaaaaaacaagaactaGGCGTGGACACTCCAGAAGTATGCAAGAGGTATATTTCCATCTGTTTAGTGTTACAGATAATCTTAGTAACAGTATTTTGAAATGCTTAACAAAATGCTACAATCGGCTACTTTTCCTTCAATCAGAGGCTTGGGCCTCTTTGGAGTTCTAGGAATCggcaagagacagaaaaagtggTAAAAGCCTGACAAAAAGAGTCTTGATTGAGGTTTCCCCTCTACCTGGCTGTGCTGGTATAGAGGCTACTTGGAGCCTGGCTTGAAGAGGCGCTCGTGGTGGGGGTGGACTCGTAATCAGAAAGGACAGGCTCTGACCCAAACTGCAATGCCCCAAACTGCAGGTTTAGCCCTGAGATATCTGCTGAGCCAGGCATCTCCACAGCCAGAGCAGGAATCTGTAACGAGAAGGTAATGGTTTTATTACAATCTTACTATAAGactgataaaaaaacaaacaaacctgtctCAAATTTGCAAACTATCCCCTCACAATCTTGATTCCCAAATCCCGCATCACCTTTGCCCTAAAATGACACCCATCACAAAGTTCAAGTACCTTAGAAGTCAAGGAGGcctttttcttctgctgtttcAATTTCTGCTGAGCCGGCTGAGGGCTGGAGGACTGGTTATCTGAAGACCCGGGAGACATCTGTGGGGCCGAGGTGGATTTGCTCGGCAGAGGAGAAGAGGGCGGTGGAGGTGCAGCAGTGGAGGTGGCCACCGTGGGCGGCTTCTCCTGAAGGAACACCTCCATCATGGCTGAAGACGGGGTGAAAGCCTGGCGTTTGCTGAAGGGGCTGTGTACTGTGGAATCGTCTGGGTTCTTCAAATCTGCACGGAGAGTCCCGGTACACATGGGGTCAGGGATGCTGATGATCGTCAGTGAAACGCTATTATCCTCTCTCGAGCCGTAAACAAGGCCCTCAAGAATCAGTACGTCACATAAACGAGTCCTCATCTAGGACTCACTCTCATTTCCAAAAGTGACAATCACACATCCTATCTGTTCTAAGTACAGCCTAATCAAATCAGCACTATTAGCCTGCTTGTGTAAGACAGGAACCTACAAACTGTCCGTGTTTAGAGCGAAAGGTCCTACATAATGCCAAGCCCACAAACCTCCTAAGGCAACGTTTTTTCAAACACTGAAGACCAATCTAGGGAGAGTCCAAACACTCCGTGGTCAACAGAAGACTGCAACTACGATGCAGATGTCTAAATTCGGTTAAAGAGACACCGAGCCTCCAACTTTTTACTACTTCCTAGCTTTCTGAACTCAGCCTGTGTGACTAGAGGGTATCAGTCATGGGAAACGAGCCAGGTGGCTGTCCTTCTCCTGACTTCAAGAAACATTCTCCACCCCCGACTCCTGCAAGCTCCTGGTGGTAATGGTCCAACACGTCACTTTCCACCCTTCTCACCGTACTGCACCAGCGATGGGGACTGTGAGGCGGAGCCCATGTCCCAAGAGGAGGTGGCGGTGGTTCCAGGCTGAGAATGCTGTGCCGCCAGCTGGGCCAGGGCCTGAGCAGTCTTGAACTGCTCCAAGAACTGAGAGCCCGTGGTGCTGCCACCTTTGGCTTCGCCGACATCGCCAAACCCTTTCCCCAACATGCTCACCTGCAGACCGACACAGAGAGGGATGAGAGAGACCTACGGCAAGCAGATGTGTTCACCGCTTGGAAACACTTGGAAAGTCACTCAGACACAGGGGGAGCCAGGAGAGACCCGACAAGTAAAGAATATCACCAGACTGAGTACACAGTCTAGTCCATTAGAGCACagtctctggagtcagactgcctagGTCCAAATCCTGGCTATGTAAGTGTGGAAAAACCTATTTGTGATTTCTCTGTACGTCATTTTCCTCAcctgaaagcaaatgaaaatagtaTCGCATAAAGCTGTAGGGGGATGAAATAATGTATTAAAGCATTTAATATGTGTATGGTACATAATAAGCATCATTAAAATTTACACCATTACTTCCTCCCTCCTCAGGTATAAAGATCTAATGACTGGtggaatttttctcctttaaaaatttttttttatttttttgtaagtgtttttttcaaatgcttatttattttgagagagcagcaggggaaagggagagggagagagaatcccaagcaggctccacactcagcacggagcccagtgtaaggctcgatctcacaacatgacctgagcccaaatcaaaagtcggacacaaccaattgagctacccaggcaccccggaatgtttttccttttaaaggttTACATcaggcatctaggtggctcagttgttaagcatctgacctcagctcaggtcatgatctcacggttcatgagttcgagccctatgtcgggtgAGCAAGAGCCCCACTTCGGGCAAACACAAACCCTActtcgggtgagccctgcttctctctttctccctctgcccctcactcacttgcacacgcacactctcaaaaataagtaaataaataaaaaggcttaCATCAACcagtatttgattatttttttaaactgttttttaatgtttgtttatttttgagagagagacagagtgtgaatggggtaggggcagagagagagggagacacagaatccaaaccaggctccagggtccgagctgtcagcacagagcccaacgtggggggctcaaacccacgaactgtgaggtcatgacctaagctgcagtcggacacttaactgcccaGGCGCTCCAAGCAGTACTTGATTACTAAATTAATATGAAGGCTAATACGAAATTTCAGTTCAGCCATTAAGGCTCATTTTGCCCCTTCCACTAAACAGCTCAAAAGTAACAAGGAGAGCTAACTGGAGCCTCACttcaagacacagaaaagaaagctAAGGGCCTGTCAACATCTCTGCACCACACAATCAAATAATGAGTCCGTAtgattcattttctctgtgtgtatccAAGTTCTATAGGACAATCacgaataagaaaacaaaatttactcTTATGCTTTTGGGGGATTTCCCCTACTCCCTACTGCTAGGTAAGACCGCCAGCCTAGTCCAGCAGATGAACCACATGGCCTTGACTACTCCAAAACATCTTCAGGGAGATTCGATCTAGTTTCCCTTAGGTTCTTATTCAACCATATCCTTCCTCATCACCATCAATGAGCAGCGCTCTCTTAAACGAAACCAATCAGTCCAACTCAAGGGAAGACATTTTTCCCACTTCAGTCTATGTCACAAAATTATAcgaacaaaaacacaaacacccGAAGTTGAGTTAAAAGTATAGGACTATGGCAGGGAGATGATCCCACATGGTAACGATCATCAGATATTCTACAAGTGCAAAGCTTTAAAGATACAGCAATTATGTAATGTCCGTGTATAGGGAGCTcctatgttatttatattaaaattttgtcttACATCTATTACATTTTAGGGAAAATTGGTTCtctaatgtttctttctttcttttttttttttttgagagagaaaaaacacaagcaggggagaggggcagagggagaaagaatcttaagcaggctccatgctcagcacagagcctgacatgaggcttgatcccacgacactgcaatcaggacctgagccaaaaccaagagttgggacgctcaactgagcgagccacctaggcgcccaagcatctgactcttgatagcagctcaggttgtgatctcaaagtcatgggatcgagcccaacACTGAGCTCTGCgatgacagtggggagcctgcttggagtctccctctctctctgctcctccctgcacactcgtgtgcactttctctcaaaataaacaaacattaaaaaataataaaaatgaagtaatcgTTATAATCCTactactggaaaaataaaattatatgcaaaaagaaaaaaagagaaagtttttcttatgatttgttaaaaaaaacactggtCCTTGCATCACTGTTTACCCTTAAATGATTCCTCTGCTATAGTTAACGACCTCGAATTTCTTAACTGAGTCAACAATTCCCATGCCTGAAGTACTCTAGGTGTTAATAACCAGTACCACTGCTGCTCCCACATTTGTGTGGCCTGATCCACAATCTTATTTCATGTTCCCACAGCCCTGTATGGCAGGCAGAGCAAGTGCTCTCATCCCCACctacagagaaggggaggggcagctaGTAAGCAGAAACATTCAGGAAAACCCCAAGTTTTTGGAAGCCGAGTCCAGAAACATCTGGTTTAAACAGATTGATATGGCAATTCTGCTATCGAGAAATAGGGAAGTGCTACCACTTCCCATCAAAGTTTAACTAGAATTGAAAAAGGATTAAAatttgatgtcattttttttccctcttcaacAGCAATGTTATTAATTAACACTTGGCACAGTGAGTGTCTGGTAAGTGATACGGACTCACTTTTAGAGGAAGATTCAGTCTGTCCAAAACTAAGTCCTCCTACTGCACAGCACCCTACTACCCAACTCTGTGTCCCTACCACCAAGGCTACTTAGTGGGGGCTACTTAAGGCTACTTAAAGGGGATGTTTTACCCCACCCCAAACCTGTCACCGGAAGGCAGTACTCCACGTACGTGCTGGAGTTAAAGGGCACTGGGTCTCCTACTTACCATACTGTGATGAGAGAATGAGTTTCCTGAAGCAGGCTGTGTTATGGCGCTCTGCTTTGAATTACTGAACACCAGAGGCTGCGCAAGAGAAGGAGCCTGAGACGGATCCAGATTAGAGGAATCATTCTCCATTGAAGATGGTGTCTTCCCCAACAGAACAGCAAGGTCGATTCTagtggagagacagaacataCTCATGAATAATGACAGAACATTCTAGCATTCCCAACTCCCAGAGTATGGTCAGATCAAAATAAAGTCACTCATCAAAAACACAGAGACCAGAAATGCTTAATTGACCAAAATAAATGATGTGTAAGAACCACTACAGGATCTAGCTGTGTTCTAATGGCACTGTCAACCATAATAACGTTAAATATTCCAATTTAGTTAAATTAATTTCATGGAATAGCAAATGTTAGTTTTAATGCAACAGCTTCACATTTGGgccaaaatttacaaaatttttaacgAATATTTTAATAACGAATACCTGCCATTACCAATACCTAATACACAAAAACTTGCCAGAGCACCGGCACCTTCAAGTATCTTTGGAATTGACCTCCCAACTTCCATAGAACTTCCCAAGTCACCTGTGGTCTAAGGAGCACACGTATAGTTCCGCTTTGCCTCTAGTTCTCAGCACagggctcctaaaacccttagaatttcctAAGTGTCTCTTGCTGTTCGTAATGAGCCTCTTTCAACCAAAGTCCATGCTAACGAGGTTACTCAGGGTGggagccccacccccccagagcCGCAGGAAGTGGGCTGCCACCAGGAATACCAGCAATGGGATTAGAGGGTTAGAACTCTCAGCCCCAGCGCTCTCTCTTGACCCACTTCTAGAATCAGAACGAGCTTGGAGACTGCCTTCGACAGCCAATGGCTTAGTCAATCAGGCCCATCTAAGTAATGCAACTTTCTAACTTTCTAACACTCTAGAACAGGGAGATTCAGTGAGCTTCTGGGTTAGTGGATGCACTGAATGTTGATGAACGTACTGGGaaggcaccccaccccctgccctgcgtGTGCATCTCTTCCAACTGGCCACTGTACCTGAGTACTGGTTATAACAAACCGGTTATGGCAAGTAGCTCTTCCCTGAGTTCCGAGTCATTCTAGCAGATTTCTGAACCTAAGCAGAGGATGAGGGGTGGGGTAGGCTTTGAGAATCCCCAAATCTGCAGTCAGCCAGGCAGAAGGGTGTGTGGGCAGCCTGGGCACTCGTCTGCAGTGGACCTCGCACCTCGGAAGCAAGGGCAGTCTTCTGGGATGGAGGCATcagtcagggtctgtgctaactctgGCAAGTGGCAGAACTGAACCGAATTACTAAATACCTTGTTGGTGTTCAGAGAATTGAAGGACTGATGTCAGTAAAATGAGATACTGGTGTCAGAAAAACAACACACATCGCCTCTGATGTCCCTAATGTCCTATTCCTAGCATGCTTCAGGCTTCTGAGTTGACGGCTATCATACCCAGGTCTAGAAATAATCCAAGAGGCTTTCTGGGCATAAAAATATTCCTAGTAAGTGCACCTCCCTCTACTAACCCCAATAACTAAGGTTCAAGTTCTAGAAAATTCATTAGCCAGATCCTAGGGGAAAAATGACCATTTTACTCAGCAGGCTTAGCAGACAAAGATTATTATAAAGCAAGAGAAGCAGCTACTGAACAGTTCTgcaaactgaaataaatgaaaacatttccacGTTTAACTTTACCTTACTACTGGACAAGCTCAACCGTGCTAAGTTTTAATTCAGGTTGACCTATGTAGTTAAAGGGGCTATTCTGGAAAGAATCATCTTTAAAATTGTAAACAACGGACTCCCGTTCAGTAGACCAACTCTTAGAAGCCGATCAGCCTCACATGCTTGCTTCCCGTTACTGCCAGCACCATGGGAGCTCGGGAAGGCCCACTGCTGCTCTTCCTTACAGCCCCTTCTCACCAGCCCCATTTGGGGACGGACACTGAACTTTACCACACACTTGCCTCTGACCAGCAGTGATTGTCACATTCTCCGCAGGCAGAGGCACCGAAGACACATTAGAGGCAGTGAAGATCTTGGTCTCAGAAAGCTGGAAAACAGAAGGATTAGTCACTTCTGGTGTTAAGTGGACTACAGTCAGAAACCTGGCTCAGGCAAGGGGAACTTAACAGCAAGGCAAAGGGAAAACGCTCGGAAAAGAAAGCCGCCCAGCCAGAGGAACCTACGTGGACTGACCTCCATTACCCTTCTAGGTATGACTTTATCAAAAGAGTGTAAAATCAAGAAACCCTACGAAATACAATGGGAGTCACACGATATGCACGCTGAACTTACAGACAGCTGAATACACAtgctacaaaaaaagagagaaaacctttTATACTTTCCCATTAGAGTTCCCAACTCACACCCTTACCCAAACCAAACTTTATCTTCCACTGCtcctctcaaagaaagaaaggttacagccaagacaaagacaaaatgaaagaaattaattccTGGCTTTTGAGCAGTAAGGACCCAAGTGCTGGTGAATTAGGGTCTCTGTAGGGATGATTTCAACTATATGCAATTTCTGCCTTAATAGTGACTTTATCACACCTACCCTTTGCATTCTAAGACCCTAAAATTAGGTAAACAATTGTAGGGAATAACTCATTCCACCATTCAAAacttgctttggttttgttttcactttttgactAAAATCTCTTCTCCAAAAACAGGGAATCCACTTCCCCAAATATATCATTCTCTGAAAGTTGCTTAAACAGACCAAACCAAATCCTAGAAAGTATTCACGAGGCAGTCTAGCTCAGTtacaacagaaaagaaatcatCCTCTAATGCTGATGCATCTGAAATTTCAAACACTCAGGTCTGGCAAACCCAAAGTTTGGTCACCATGTCACCATAAAAGCTGCCTTGCCTAAATGTATACGAGTATAGAAAGCAGactgaaaaaatgttaaaacaggaTTTAATCCACGATCACTGAAAACTACAATTCACAACAAAATCCTGACTGTGACCAAGAACGAGCAGAATTCTTTTACTCAAGTGCTACTCCAGTAAGCTCAGAGTGCCGGCTTATGTGCCACCTCTGTGACACCCATGACTGAGCTGTCCACGTTAAGTCACGCTGGAAGATCTATACTTTCATCTCAACTATGAAGCTGGGCTTCAGAACCAACCAGATTGTGGATTCGAGGACGCGGTACTCCCTCACTTCGCACCCACCTCTCAGCCAATCACGGGACCAAACACCAGTGCCCGAATAGGAACTAAATAGCCGAACTGGCTCAAAAGAAGTCATGGGCCACCAGCAGCTGTTACTCAAGGCGCTACCTGCCTAACTCCATTCCTGGTGCTCTCCCCAACCACCATCTCTTGCTGGGACAAATCCGACAATCAGATACTGGACTTACACAGGTGCACTTGCCCTTTCCATAGTCTGGTTCCATAGAGTCCTGTTCATGCCCAGTCTCCTTCATATAACATATGTGAAATGTTCTGGCTCAGAACACTATTTTGGATGTAAAAGTTTTGGGTCAGAATCTTAAGGGTGAATTCTGAAGGGGTAGAAATATACCCATTTTCTATCCCTAAACACCACTAAGGGACAGAAAGCACTAGTGAGG is a window encoding:
- the UBAP2L gene encoding ubiquitin-associated protein 2-like isoform X15 encodes the protein MMTSVGTNRARGNWEQPQNQNQTQHKQRPQATAEQIRLAQMISDHNDADFEEKVKQLIDITGKNQDECVIALHDCNGDVNRAINVLLEGNPDTHSWEMVGKKKGVSGQKDGGQTESNEEGKENRDRDRDYSRRRGGPPRRGRGASRGREFRGQENGLDGTKSGGPSGRGTERGRRGRGRGRGGSGRRGGRFSAQGMGTFNPADYAEPANTDDNYGNNSGNTWNNTGHFEPDDGTSAWRTAAEEWGTEDWNEDLSETKIFTASNVSSVPLPAENVTITAGQRIDLAVLLGKTPSSMENDSSNLDPSQAPSLAQPLVFSNSKQSAITQPASGNSFSHHSMVSMLGKGFGDVGEAKGGSTTGSQFLEQFKTAQALAQLAAQHSQPGTTATSSWDMGSASQSPSLVQYDLKNPDDSTVHSPFSKRQAFTPSSAMMEVFLQEKPPTVATSTAAPPPPSSPLPSKSTSAPQMSPGSSDNQSSSPQPAQQKLKQQKKKASLTSKIPALAVEMPGSADISGLNLQFGALQFGSEPVLSDYESTPTTSASSSQAPSSLYTSTASESSSTISSNQSQESGYQSGPIQSTTYTSPNNAQGPLYEQRSTQTRRYPSSISSSPQKDLTQAKNGFSSVQATQLQTTQSVEGATGSAVKSDSPSTSGISPLSETVSAASLLTAASQHSSPLGGLSHSEESANAPTTQHSSTLSTQQNTLSSSTSSGRTSTSTLLHTSVDSEANLHSSSSTFSTTSSTVSAPPPVVSVSSSLHGGSSLGLSLSSNSTVTASTRSSVATTSGKAPPNLPPGVPPLLPNPYIMAPGLLHAYPPQVYGYDDLQMLQTRFPLDYYSIPFPTPTTPLTGRDGSLASNPYSGDLTKFGRGDASSPAPATTLAQPQQNQTQTHHTTQQTFLNPALPPGYSYTSLPYYTGVPGLPSTFQYGPAVFPVAPTSSKQHGVNVSVNASATPFQQPSGYGSHGYNTGVSVTSSNTGVPDISGSVYSKTQQSFEKQGFHSGTPAASFNLPSALGSGGPINPATAAAYPPAPFMHILTPHQQPHSQILHHHLQQDGQDFLSLVSDQLGE
- the UBAP2L gene encoding ubiquitin-associated protein 2-like isoform X14; translation: MMTSVGTNRARGNWEQPQNQNQTQHKQRPQATAEQIRLAQMISDHNDADFEEKVKQLIDITGKNQDECVIALHDCNGDVNRAINVLLEGNPDTHSWEMVGKKKGVSGQKDGGQTESNEEGKENRDRDRDYSRRRGGPPRRGRGASRGRECMHGALTKPAVVRGQENGLDGTKSGGPSGRGTERGRRGRGRGRGGSGRRGGRFSAQGMGTFNPADYAEPANTDDNYGNNSGNTWNNTGHFEPDDGTSAWRTAAEEWGTEDWNEDLSETKIFTASNVSSVPLPAENVTITAGQRIDLAVLLGKTPSSMENDSSNLDPSQAPSLAQPLVFSNSKQSAITQPASGNSFSHHSMVSMLGKGFGDVGEAKGGSTTGSQFLEQFKTAQALAQLAAQHSQPGTTATSSWDMGSASQSPSLVQYDLKNPDDSTVHSPFSKRQAFTPSSAMMEVFLQEKPPTVATSTAAPPPPSSPLPSKSTSAPQMSPGSSDNQSSSPQPAQQKLKQQKKKASLTSKIPALAVEMPGSADISGLNLQFGALQFGSEPVLSDYESTPTTSASSSQAPSSLYTSTASESSSTISSNQSQESGYQSGPIQSTTYTSPNNAQGPLYEQRSTQTRRYPSSISSSPQKDLTQAKNGFSSVQATQLQTTQSVEGATGSAVKSDSPSTSGISPLSETVSAASLLTAASQHSSPLGGLSHSEESANAPTTQHSSTLSTQQNTLSSSTSSGRTSTSTLLHTSVDSEANLHSSSSTFSTTSSTVSAPPPVVSVSSSLHGGSSLGLSLSSNSTVTASTRSSVATTSGKAPPNLPPGVPPLLPNPYIMAPGLLHAYPPQVYGYDDLQMLQTRFPLDYYSIPFPTPTTPLTGRDGSLASNPYSGDLTKFGRGDASSPAPATTLAQPQQNQTQTHHTTQQTFLNPALPPGYSYTSLPYYTGVPGLPSTFQYGPAVFPVAPTSSKQHGVNVSVNASATPFQQPSGYGSHGYNTGVSVTSSNTGVPDISGSVYSKTQSFEKQGFHSGTPAASFNLPSALGSGGPINPATAAAYPPAPFMHILTPHQQPHSQILHHHLQQDGQDFLSLVSDQLGE